A DNA window from Melanotaenia boesemani isolate fMelBoe1 chromosome 6, fMelBoe1.pri, whole genome shotgun sequence contains the following coding sequences:
- the rpp38 gene encoding ribonuclease P protein subunit p38, whose product MATPGKQVKKDHKKQIPTKTSFTSPFTPTWSPLPQKDIHFILETLKDKLISTGLEKKELKVFRPWRKKREQQPASKPEAVSQDKQEHETIRNGWTDVAARRQLAIGINEVTKALERNELRLLLVCKSVRPKYMTDHLIALSATRGVPACQVPCLSRSVSESLGLKSVLALGFRQCFSTDKEIFKDTVDAIKPRVPSVDLTWLHGAGPRITPERHTGVEEEKEAAGQMRGQKRKLEGESEDVTESPTSCTLEPLKVKRIVANPAKKRKLKTKKKPVK is encoded by the coding sequence ATGGCCACTCCAGGAAAGCAAGTTAAGAAGGATCACAAAAAACAGATTCCTACAAAGACCTCCTTCACTTCACCCTTCACCCCAACATGGAGCCCTCTTCCGCAGAAAGACATACATTTCATTCTGGAAACTTTGAAGGACAAATTAATCTCCACAGGTCTGGAGAAAAAGGAGTTGAAAGTGTTTCGTCCatggagaaaaaagagagagcagcagcctgcatcTAAACCTGAAGCGGTCAGTCAGGACAAACAGGAGCATGAAACCATCAGAAATGGCTGGACAGATGTGGCAGCAAGACGACAGCTGGCCATCGGCATCAACGAAGTCACCAAAGCTCTGGAGAGGAATGAGCTCAGACTGCTACTCGTGTGCAAGTCTGTCAGACCAAAATATATGACAGATCACCTGATAGCTCTAAGTGCAACAAGAGGTGTGCCAGCCTGCCAGGTGCCTTGTCTGAGTCGGAGTGTTTCAGAGTCGCTGGGGTTGAAAAGTGTCCTCGCACTGGGATTTAGACAGTGCTTTTCTACAGACAAGGAAATATTCAAGGACACCGTTGATGCTATTAAACCAAGAGTGCCGTCAGTAGATCTTACATGGCTGCATGGGGCCGGACCCAGAATAACACCTGAACGCCACACTGGTGtggaagaggaaaaggaagcAGCTGGTCAGATGAGAGGTCAGAAACGGAAACTGGAGGGTGAATCTGAAGATGTCACAGAATCTCCAACGTCCTGCACTCTGGAGCCTCTCAAAGTGAAGAGGATTGTTGCCAACcctgcaaagaaaagaaaactaaaaacgAAGAAAAAGCCTGTCAAATAA
- the nmt2 gene encoding glycylpeptide N-tetradecanoyltransferase 2: MAEDSESAASQQSLELDDQDTCGIDGDNEEENEHMQGSPGGDLGAKRKKKKQKRKKEKPSSGGAKSDSASDSQEIKNPGLPIQKLQDIQRAMELLSCQGPAKSIDEAAKHKYQFWDTQPVPKLNEVVTSHGPIEADKENIRQEPYSLPQGFMWDTLDLSNADILKELYTLLNENYVEDDDNMFRFDYSPSFLRWALRPPGWLPQWHCGVRVSSNKKLVGFISAIPADIRIYDTIKKMVEINFLCVHKKLRSKRVAPVLIREITRRVNLEGIFQAVYTAGVVLPKPVSTCRYWHRSLNPRKLVEVKFSHLSRNMTLQRTMKLYRLPDSTKTAGLRPMERRDIGQVTDLLQKYLKRFQLAPSMAEEEVAHWFLPQENIIDTYVVEGADGVLTDFTSFYTLPSTVMHHPLHRTLKAAYSFYNVHTQTPLLDLVNDALILAKLKGFDVFNALDLMENKVFLEKLKFGIGDGNLQYYLYNWKCPPMDPDKVGLVLQ; the protein is encoded by the exons atgGCGGAGGACAGTGAATCCGCAGCCAGTCAGCAAAGCCTGGAGCTGGACGACCAGGATACCTGTGGGATAGACGGAGACAACGAGGAAGAGAATGAACATATGCAGGG CAGTCCAGGGGGTGATTTGGGAGccaagagaaagaagaagaagcagaagaggaagaaagagaagcCAAGCTCAGGGGGAGCCAAATCTGACTCTGCCTCTGACTCTCAGGAGATAAag AACCCTGGCCTGCCTATTCAGAAGCTGCAGGACATCCAAAGAGCCATGGAACTGCTGTCCTGTCAGGGTCCAGCAAAGAGCATCGATGAGGCAGCCAAGCATAAGTACCAATTCTGGGACACTCAGCCTGTCCCAAAATTAA ATGAAGTTGTGACGAGTCACGGGCCAATTGAAGCTGACAAAGAAAACATCAGACAGGAGCCATATTCTTTACCTCAAGGCTTTATGTGGGACACTTTGGATCTCAGCAATGCAGATATT ctgaAGGAGTTGTACACATTGCTAAATGAAAACTATGTAGAGGATGATGATAACATGTTCAGATTTGATTATTCCCCTAGCTTTCTGAGATG GGCTCTACGTCCGCCTGGCTGGTTACCACAGTGGCACTGCGGAGTGAGAGTGTCCTCAAACAAGAAGCTTGTTGGCTTCATCAGTGCCATCCCTGCAGATATACGCATCTATGATAC GATAAAGAAGATGGTAGAAATCAACTTCCTGTGTGTTCATAAGAAGCTCCGTTCAAAGCGTGTTGCTCCTGTTCTTATCAGAGAGATAACAAGGAGGGTGAACTTAGAAGGAATATTTCAGGCAGTTTACACTGCTGGAGTTGTACTGCCTAAACCTGTGTCTACATGCAG GTATTGGCATCGATCACTGAACCCCAGAAAGCTTGTGGAAGTAAAATTCTCCCATCTGAGCAGAAACATGACTCTACAACGAACCATGAAACTTTATAGGCTACCAGAT AGTACCAAGACGGCAGGTCTGCGGCCGATGGAGAGGCGTGACATCGGACAGGTCACTGATCTGCTACAGAAATACTTGAAACGGTTCCAGCTTGCACCTTCAATGGCTGAAGAGGAGGTGGCTCACTGGTTCTTACCGCAGGAAAACATAATCGACACATATGTTGTAGAG GGTGCAGATGGCGTGCTGACAGATTTTACTAGTTTCTACACTTTGCCTTCGACTGTGATGCATCACCCTCTCCATAGGACCCTGAAGGCAGCGTACTCTTTCTACAATGTTCATACACAAACACCACTACTGGACCTAGTGAATGATGCACTGATCCTGGCCAAACTG AAAGGTTTTGATGTGTTCAATGCCTTGGATCTAATGGAGAATAAGGTGTTTCTGGAGAAGCTGAAGTTTGGGATAGGAGATGGAAATCTGCAGTATTACCTCTACAACTGGAAATGTCCCCCTATGGACCCTGATAAG GTTGGACTCGTCCTTCAGTAG